The following coding sequences lie in one Nitratireductor mangrovi genomic window:
- a CDS encoding isochorismatase family protein — MISQHIIDRVIARRGRLHLFDTLEAKRTALVVIDMQKTFCEPGAPAEVPASRTIIGAINRLAAGLRKAGGKIIWCTHANVGVDDSSDWRNFFDHFVADDIRSSTIESLSPDGSGQDIWHELQTSDEDIKLLKNRYSALIPGSSQLERILRSLDIDTLLICGTKTNICCESTARDAMMLDFKVVMVSDGTAALSEEEHRAALENVIQQFGDVMSADEILQRI; from the coding sequence ATGATCAGCCAGCATATCATCGACCGCGTGATCGCAAGACGTGGACGGCTGCATTTGTTCGATACGCTCGAAGCGAAGCGCACCGCGCTCGTCGTGATAGACATGCAGAAGACGTTCTGCGAGCCGGGCGCGCCGGCGGAAGTTCCCGCCTCGCGCACAATCATCGGCGCGATCAACCGACTGGCTGCGGGCCTGCGCAAGGCGGGCGGCAAGATCATCTGGTGCACGCACGCCAATGTTGGCGTCGACGACAGCAGCGACTGGCGCAACTTCTTCGATCATTTTGTGGCCGACGACATCCGCTCGAGTACCATCGAGAGTCTGTCGCCTGACGGCTCGGGCCAGGACATCTGGCACGAACTGCAGACCTCGGACGAGGACATCAAGCTGCTCAAGAACCGCTACAGCGCGCTCATCCCCGGCTCCTCGCAGCTGGAGAGAATCCTGCGGAGCCTAGACATCGACACGCTACTGATCTGTGGCACGAAAACGAACATCTGCTGTGAATCCACAGCCCGGGACGCCATGATGCTGGATTTCAAGGTCGTCATGGTTTCGGATGGTACCGCTGCGCTCTCGGAGGAGGAGCACCGCGCCGCGCTTGAAAACGTCATCCAGCAGTTCGGAGACGTGATGTCCGCGGACGAGATCCTGCAACGGATCTGA
- a CDS encoding helix-turn-helix domain-containing protein — MARARSPNAQVHPAGPAGTLGSRLRELRHEKGFSIAQLAALASVPSSTISKIENGLLNPSLVNAINLASALDANLGFLVDRARARHARYAIVRRSQRGRSSFPEMALILEDLNIGFVPGLLEARIGTISPGAHSGKEYMTHPGDEMAHILSGTLDYDIDGEGFVLSSGDSLHFKSHVPHRWMNRSDEPAEVLWIFSDGLSF, encoded by the coding sequence GTGGCCCGTGCCCGAAGCCCGAACGCGCAGGTGCACCCAGCCGGACCGGCTGGGACGCTTGGATCGCGCCTGCGCGAACTGCGCCACGAGAAGGGTTTCAGCATCGCACAGCTTGCGGCTCTGGCGAGCGTGCCATCCAGCACCATCAGCAAGATTGAGAACGGCCTGCTCAATCCGAGCTTGGTCAATGCGATCAATCTCGCGTCGGCGCTGGACGCCAATCTCGGGTTCCTGGTCGACCGCGCCCGGGCACGCCATGCCCGATATGCGATCGTGCGACGCTCGCAACGGGGCCGCAGCAGCTTTCCGGAAATGGCGCTGATCCTGGAGGACCTGAACATCGGCTTCGTGCCCGGACTGCTCGAGGCGCGCATCGGCACCATCAGTCCGGGCGCGCATTCCGGCAAGGAATACATGACCCATCCGGGCGACGAGATGGCGCACATCCTGTCCGGCACCCTGGACTACGACATTGACGGCGAGGGGTTCGTCCTCAGCAGCGGCGATTCCCTGCATTTCAAATCTCATGTGCCGCATCGCTGGATGAACAGAAGCGACGAACCGGCTGAAGTCCTCTGGATCTTCTCCGACGGCCTCTCATTTTAG
- a CDS encoding acetone carboxylase subunit gamma — MNKVRSWSPTLVSMAGSKGRVVACRACSTPICATEAVWKEHAVLQEMPLRQAGGSAFGSAGEDVVLRRFFCASCGASLDSEVALRGEPFLFDRLSE; from the coding sequence ATGAACAAAGTCAGATCCTGGTCCCCGACGCTGGTGAGCATGGCCGGCAGCAAAGGCCGTGTGGTGGCCTGCCGCGCATGCTCGACGCCGATCTGCGCAACTGAGGCCGTGTGGAAGGAGCATGCTGTCCTGCAGGAAATGCCGCTGCGTCAGGCCGGCGGGTCTGCCTTCGGCAGCGCCGGAGAGGACGTTGTGCTGCGGAGGTTCTTCTGCGCTTCGTGCGGCGCTTCGCTAGACAGCGAAGTGGCGCTGCGGGGCGAGCCCTTCCTGTTCGACCGGCTGTCGGAGTAG